CGGACACACCGACGGCTACGGGGGCTGGGCTCACCGCGGCTACCTGCGCGAGCTGGCCGATGCCGACGCGGCGCGCTGGGCGGCCGATGCCGCAGGGTACAGCGAGGGCGCCGAGATCGACGCCGATGGTGCCACGGCGCGACTGCCGCTGCGGGCGCGTGTGCGATTGGGAGCGGCTGGAGGCGCGGGCGACACGAAGGTCGGTCTGCCCGACGGGCGCGAAGGCCGCGTGCTTCGTGGATCGGTCCGCCCGCTCGCGGAGATCGTGGCAGGTGCGCGGCGGCTCCCGCCCGAGGAGTGGGCCGCGCTGCATTTCATGGGGGCGCCGTACCAGTGGGGCGGAGTCACGCCGTGGGGTGTGGACTGCTCCGGCCTGGTGCAGACCACGTTCGCCGCGCGCGGCGTGGCGCTGCCGCGCAACTCGTCCCAGCAGATCGGGGCCGGCGCTCCGGTGGACGCGGCCGCCATCCGCCCGGGCGATCTCATCTTTTTCCGGAGCGAATCCGGCACCCACATCAACCACGTCGCCTTTGCCGCGGCGGATCACATGCTGGTCCACGCGACGCTCGCGCGCGGCGGCGTGGTGCGCGAGCCCTGGGGCCCCGGCACCCGCGCGGCGGTGCTGCGCGAGCGGCTGGCCGGCGTGCGCCGTATCGCGCCGTGAGCGGCGGGCCGGTACCATTCGCGCCATGAGCCACAAGCTCGTGCTGTTCGACATCGACGGCACCATCCTGCTCACCGCCGGCGCCGGCCGCCGCGCGATCACGGCCGCCCTCGGTGAGGCGATCGGCGATCACGCCGCCTTCGAGCGGATCAGATTCGACGGCAAGACCGATCCCCAGATCATCGCCGAGCTGCTGACGGCCGCGGGGCACCACCCGCCGCACAACGCCGGCCGCGTGCGGACCCTCTGCGAGCGCTACGTCGCGCTGCTCGAGCGCGAGCTCCAAGTGACGATCGGCACCCGGCTCATGCCCGGCTTTCCCGCCATCCTCGACCGGCTCGAGGCCCACGACGGCGTCGTGCTCGGACTCCTCACCGGCAATCTCGCGCGCGGCGCCGCGCTCAAGCTGCGGGCGGCCGGCATCGACCCCGCGCGTTTCCGGATCGGCGCCTTCGGCTCGGACGCGGCCGACCGGCCCGAGCTGCCGGCCATCGCCGCCCAGCGCG
The sequence above is a segment of the Gemmatimonadales bacterium genome. Coding sequences within it:
- a CDS encoding HAD hydrolase-like protein produces the protein MSHKLVLFDIDGTILLTAGAGRRAITAALGEAIGDHAAFERIRFDGKTDPQIIAELLTAAGHHPPHNAGRVRTLCERYVALLERELQVTIGTRLMPGFPAILDRLEAHDGVVLGLLTGNLARGAALKLRAAGIDPARFRIGAFGSDAADRPELPAIAAQRAAPLFGRTPEGSDVVIIGDTPADIACGGNIGARAVGVATGSFTAAELAACHPHAVFEDLADTGRVLDAILA
- a CDS encoding C40 family peptidase, encoding MLRQGPVDHLTTTAVAVAAFAPLLAEPAVRAEQVSQLVLGETAAVLESRGDWRLLRGHTDGYGGWAHRGYLRELADADAARWAADAAGYSEGAEIDADGATARLPLRARVRLGAAGGAGDTKVGLPDGREGRVLRGSVRPLAEIVAGARRLPPEEWAALHFMGAPYQWGGVTPWGVDCSGLVQTTFAARGVALPRNSSQQIGAGAPVDAAAIRPGDLIFFRSESGTHINHVAFAAADHMLVHATLARGGVVREPWGPGTRAAVLRERLAGVRRIAP